Proteins from a genomic interval of Paenibacillus sp. RC334:
- a CDS encoding glycosyltransferase family 2 protein: MNHMSSVPADNRISVVIIAQDDGTRITAAIKSCKPFADDIVVIDGGSKDNTIQVAESLGCRVFSNPWPGYAKQRMFGVEKAEFDWIFLIDTDEVVDAELLGDLLKVKETLHDPAKAYSVFRIGDFLGKWMNKGEHLVRLYNRRIYGITNSLVHEMPDVASSQIIKLEGVLWHYGFRSISDHMTRFNKYTDLEAETAFNKGRSFRISRLLLRPPARFVQKYFVQGLYRKGLAGFAVAVFWVMYEFLVCFKHYELTKRRKKIEIVEDGQTEQKGETSYVVQ, translated from the coding sequence ATGAACCACATGTCTAGCGTTCCCGCGGACAACCGGATATCCGTAGTTATTATCGCTCAGGATGATGGCACTCGAATCACAGCCGCCATTAAATCCTGCAAGCCCTTTGCGGACGATATCGTCGTCATTGACGGAGGGAGCAAGGACAATACGATTCAGGTAGCTGAATCATTGGGCTGTCGGGTGTTTTCCAACCCATGGCCCGGTTATGCGAAGCAGCGCATGTTTGGTGTTGAAAAAGCCGAATTTGATTGGATTTTCCTGATTGATACGGACGAGGTTGTAGATGCGGAGCTTCTTGGAGATTTGTTGAAGGTCAAGGAAACACTCCATGATCCGGCCAAAGCATATTCTGTGTTTCGAATTGGTGATTTTCTGGGCAAATGGATGAACAAAGGCGAGCATTTGGTTCGTCTGTACAATCGGCGTATTTACGGCATTACGAATAGTCTTGTTCATGAAATGCCGGATGTAGCCTCTTCCCAGATCATTAAACTGGAGGGTGTGTTATGGCACTACGGCTTCCGCAGTATCAGTGATCATATGACCCGTTTTAACAAGTATACGGACCTCGAAGCTGAGACGGCCTTTAACAAAGGCAGATCCTTTCGGATTTCCAGGCTGTTGTTGCGACCTCCGGCCCGCTTTGTGCAGAAGTATTTTGTCCAAGGCTTATACCGCAAGGGATTGGCAGGTTTTGCAGTAGCGGTCTTTTGGGTAATGTACGAGTTTCTGGTCTGCTTCAAGCATTATGAGCTGACGAAGCGGCGAAAAAAAATAGAGATTGTGGAAGACGGACAGACCGAGCAGAAAGGAGAAACCAGCTATGTCGTACAATAA
- a CDS encoding glycosyltransferase family 4 protein, whose protein sequence is MSYNNGFRIAATGLSWPSLQPGGLNTYFKSICEQLAEQNTLDALICSDEKPQVPENIRIHSIGSKQQSIWKRRELMQKYAATLFDKQPIDVLYSHFAPYGVGPALEAKKRGIPVVTTFHGPWTEEMKIEGQGLKHLLKTTLAKSIEMKAYGLADKFVVLSETFRDILHEHYKVPLSKIHIIPGAANVERFHPAEDRGMVRERLNLPQNATIVLTVRRLVNRMGLLQLLEAWRRVTERHPDHLLLIGGKGPLMEELASKVAEYNLHNHVRLLGYVSDEELPLYHQASNMFVVPTQALEGFGLITVEAMASGLPVMATPVGGNREILSGFRPELLFRGTDSEAIAEGLLRVLDNREALPNARECRDHVLSKYTWGHVAEQVEDVFRQVLDRKAAAKC, encoded by the coding sequence ATGTCGTACAATAACGGATTTCGCATTGCAGCAACAGGGCTTAGCTGGCCGTCCCTGCAGCCCGGCGGATTAAACACGTACTTCAAATCCATCTGTGAGCAACTGGCGGAGCAAAATACGCTGGATGCTTTAATCTGTAGCGATGAGAAGCCGCAAGTACCTGAAAATATCCGAATTCATTCAATTGGCAGCAAGCAGCAATCCATCTGGAAGCGTCGAGAGCTGATGCAAAAATATGCAGCAACGCTGTTCGACAAGCAGCCGATAGATGTGCTCTACTCCCATTTTGCCCCCTATGGTGTCGGCCCGGCGCTGGAGGCGAAAAAACGGGGAATTCCGGTAGTCACCACCTTCCACGGCCCATGGACGGAGGAAATGAAGATTGAAGGGCAAGGCCTCAAGCATCTGCTGAAAACAACGTTGGCCAAATCCATTGAAATGAAGGCTTATGGTCTGGCGGACAAATTTGTAGTGCTGAGCGAAACCTTTCGGGATATTCTGCATGAGCATTATAAGGTTCCACTCAGCAAAATCCATATCATTCCCGGTGCGGCGAATGTAGAGAGGTTCCATCCGGCAGAGGATCGGGGGATGGTGCGGGAACGGCTGAATTTGCCACAGAATGCGACGATTGTGCTGACCGTCCGTCGTCTTGTTAACCGAATGGGACTGCTACAGCTGCTGGAAGCATGGCGGCGGGTAACCGAGCGTCATCCTGATCATCTGCTGCTGATTGGGGGGAAGGGACCTCTGATGGAGGAACTGGCTTCCAAGGTGGCAGAATACAATCTTCATAATCATGTGAGATTGCTTGGATATGTATCGGATGAGGAACTCCCCCTGTATCATCAGGCATCGAATATGTTCGTTGTGCCGACACAGGCACTGGAGGGCTTCGGCCTGATTACGGTGGAGGCGATGGCCTCGGGGTTGCCAGTGATGGCGACTCCTGTAGGCGGCAACAGGGAAATTTTAAGTGGATTCCGTCCGGAGCTGTTGTTCCGGGGAACGGACAGCGAAGCCATTGCGGAAGGACTGCTGCGTGTGCTGGATAACCGCGAAGCCCTTCCCAACGCACGGGAATGCAGGGACCATGTCCTGAGCAAATATACGTGGGGACATGTGGCGGAGCAGGTTGAAGATGTGTTCCGGCAGGTCCTTGACAGAAAGGCGGCTGCAAAATGCTGA
- a CDS encoding WecB/TagA/CpsF family glycosyltransferase, giving the protein MSRVNMFDVNFDNYDFNDLLEFIDTSIEHQRHSYILTCNVDHVIKLRKDDEFRKVYSDAGAVVADGMPIIWASRLLKKPLKQKVSGSDLFTRLGEAFEDRGYRLFFLGAADGIPEKAMVNLQESYPNMNVVGCYSPSYGFEKNEEENRHIVQLLQEARPDIVFVGVGAPKQEKWIYRYYETYRAPISIGVGATFDFLSGNVKRAPELMQKTGFEWFWRLSQEPKRLWKRYLIEDSQFLVLLFKEMFKRNRVKGGQG; this is encoded by the coding sequence ATGAGCAGAGTGAACATGTTCGATGTCAACTTTGATAATTATGATTTTAACGATCTACTCGAATTTATAGATACTTCTATTGAGCATCAGCGTCATTCCTACATTTTGACCTGTAATGTCGATCATGTGATCAAGCTTCGCAAGGATGATGAATTCCGCAAGGTATATTCCGATGCAGGAGCTGTGGTGGCCGATGGAATGCCAATTATATGGGCGTCCAGGTTGCTGAAAAAGCCCCTCAAGCAAAAGGTGTCAGGCTCCGATCTGTTCACCCGGCTGGGGGAGGCTTTTGAGGATCGAGGCTATCGGTTGTTTTTTCTGGGTGCGGCGGACGGTATTCCTGAGAAGGCGATGGTCAATCTTCAGGAGTCGTACCCAAACATGAATGTAGTGGGTTGTTACTCTCCTTCCTATGGCTTTGAGAAAAATGAGGAAGAGAACAGACACATTGTCCAATTGCTGCAAGAGGCCCGCCCGGACATCGTTTTTGTCGGCGTAGGCGCACCTAAACAGGAAAAATGGATTTACAGATATTACGAGACATATCGCGCTCCGATTTCGATAGGGGTAGGAGCTACGTTTGATTTTCTGTCGGGAAATGTGAAACGTGCACCGGAGCTGATGCAGAAGACGGGATTTGAATGGTTTTGGCGGTTGTCTCAGGAGCCTAAACGTTTGTGGAAAAGATACTTGATTGAGGATTCCCAGTTTCTCGTTCTGCTGTTTAAGGAAATGTTCAAGCGGAACCGGGTGAAGGGAGGTCAGGGGTGA
- a CDS encoding oligosaccharide flippase family protein — protein sequence MQNLQTLSAPVRTLWSTVVRFAKSKDSSSAAVKTMIFSMLILVVNMLTGVLTARFLGPTGRGEQTAMVNWSQFLAFCMSFGVPSALIYNAKRNPEETGKLYGLALLLATMFGGLATLIGVFLIPYWLRSFSSSVILFAQCSMMMCPLIAISQINNALLQVRSEYKQYNLFRYLVPLSTLLGLAILILTGQMNPYTSALAYLLPGLPIYIGVTIRMVRLYKPKVKNSWTQFKNLFTYGMGSYGNDLMGQVSTYIDQILIAGLLRPADLGLYAVAVSLARMVNVFSTSIIVVLFPKASGLNKEDAVAITFRAFRVTSTATILAATMLMLIAPFVFTLLYGQEFKQALTVFRLLVLEVAISGGTMVLAQQFMALGKPKLVTILQGVGLALVIPLLSILVPRYGLTGAGIAMLSSGILRFGFILCNVKFVLKMKIPRLLISKQDIQWLRSTMSHYIRKKPVNG from the coding sequence GTGCAAAACTTACAAACATTATCCGCACCTGTCCGGACACTATGGTCCACGGTGGTTCGCTTTGCCAAGAGCAAGGATAGCAGCTCGGCAGCAGTCAAAACGATGATATTCAGCATGCTGATTCTCGTCGTAAACATGCTGACTGGCGTGCTGACGGCCCGATTCTTGGGTCCTACCGGACGCGGGGAACAGACCGCGATGGTGAACTGGTCCCAATTTCTTGCCTTCTGCATGAGCTTCGGTGTCCCGTCCGCGTTGATTTACAATGCGAAAAGGAACCCGGAGGAAACAGGCAAGCTGTACGGCCTCGCCTTGCTACTGGCGACGATGTTCGGGGGCTTGGCGACACTTATCGGCGTGTTCCTGATTCCTTATTGGCTGCGCTCCTTTTCTTCATCGGTCATCCTGTTCGCCCAATGCTCCATGATGATGTGTCCGCTTATCGCGATCTCACAGATCAATAATGCATTGCTTCAGGTCCGGTCGGAATACAAGCAGTACAATTTGTTTCGGTATCTTGTGCCGCTGAGTACGCTGCTGGGTCTGGCGATCCTGATCCTGACGGGTCAAATGAATCCGTACACCTCAGCCCTGGCCTATTTGCTGCCAGGTTTGCCGATTTATATCGGTGTCACGATTCGAATGGTTCGGCTGTACAAACCGAAGGTGAAGAACAGCTGGACGCAATTCAAAAATCTCTTTACCTACGGCATGGGCTCATACGGCAATGATCTCATGGGGCAGGTTTCTACTTACATTGATCAGATCCTGATTGCGGGTCTGCTCAGACCGGCTGATCTCGGCTTATATGCGGTAGCGGTCAGCCTGGCCCGGATGGTGAATGTATTTTCAACCTCGATTATCGTCGTGCTCTTTCCCAAGGCCTCCGGGTTAAACAAGGAGGACGCGGTTGCAATAACATTCCGGGCATTTCGGGTGACTTCAACAGCAACGATTCTGGCTGCCACGATGCTGATGCTGATTGCTCCGTTCGTATTTACATTGCTATATGGTCAGGAGTTTAAACAAGCGCTTACGGTATTCCGGTTACTGGTGCTTGAGGTTGCTATCAGCGGAGGAACCATGGTGCTGGCACAGCAATTCATGGCGCTGGGTAAGCCCAAGCTGGTTACCATCCTACAGGGTGTCGGATTGGCGCTCGTCATACCATTGCTGTCTATACTCGTTCCGAGATACGGCTTGACGGGTGCAGGGATAGCAATGCTGTCTTCGGGGATTCTACGGTTCGGTTTCATTTTATGTAATGTTAAATTCGTTCTGAAAATGAAAATTCCGAGACTGCTTATTTCCAAACAAGATATTCAATGGCTCCGATCAACGATGTCACACTACATCCGGAAAAAGCCAGTTAACGGTTAG
- a CDS encoding O-antigen ligase family protein: MTRLADQQVSVWLGNRRGIGMIGMGVLACMLPLAIGFVSAKMNPTMSQQGAILLALVFPAFLLAIIQSRMLIPYTLMVWAVGPEIRRIADWLEGTYHSVSLLSLAPLLVSSMLIIPVLRGIHQAEKPLTRIAVFFGIELAYGSAVGLFKNGIVFAYDLANYVIPLLLLPYFAIKPMKAKELDRLLYSYANIAVLVAIYGIIQYLTVPPWDAFWMNNVEMNSIGIPEPLQIRVFSLMNSPGPCAIFLAMALVPMMMEKRWRGTLGWIGVLLTVVCLLITLVRSAWLIAFVMLLAYILTSSSKGKWKTLFQLAVVGLLLYIIVPKLPGAEGLVARMQTLTDIQQDHSYNERLDLLHTMLPAIVGNPVGQGIGSVGIGTKLDNGGDLGELGIMDNGYIAIFLTFGIFGAFFFFGGLFVIVKRLLVRIAERDSSQPYIRLALATWAGAVASLISDNGFPGMRGYLIWMMIGIGLWAKDVIVERR, encoded by the coding sequence ATGACTCGGCTGGCAGATCAGCAGGTTTCCGTTTGGTTAGGAAATCGGCGTGGAATCGGCATGATCGGCATGGGAGTGCTGGCTTGTATGCTGCCACTCGCCATCGGATTTGTCAGCGCCAAGATGAATCCCACCATGAGCCAGCAGGGAGCCATATTGCTGGCGCTCGTTTTTCCGGCCTTTTTGCTGGCGATCATCCAATCGCGGATGCTGATTCCGTACACACTGATGGTGTGGGCAGTAGGACCGGAAATCCGGCGCATTGCAGACTGGCTGGAGGGAACGTATCACTCGGTGTCCTTATTGAGCTTGGCACCGTTGCTGGTCAGCAGCATGTTGATTATTCCTGTGCTGCGTGGCATTCATCAGGCGGAAAAGCCATTAACCCGAATTGCTGTGTTTTTTGGTATTGAACTGGCCTACGGAAGTGCGGTCGGCTTGTTCAAAAATGGTATCGTTTTTGCTTATGATTTGGCCAACTATGTGATTCCTTTGCTACTGCTGCCTTATTTTGCGATTAAGCCCATGAAAGCGAAGGAGCTGGACCGTCTGCTGTATTCATATGCCAACATTGCCGTTCTCGTGGCGATTTACGGCATTATTCAGTATTTGACGGTGCCTCCATGGGATGCGTTTTGGATGAATAACGTAGAGATGAATTCCATTGGTATACCAGAGCCGCTTCAAATCAGAGTTTTCTCATTGATGAACTCGCCTGGTCCCTGCGCTATTTTTCTGGCAATGGCGCTCGTACCCATGATGATGGAAAAACGGTGGCGCGGCACATTGGGATGGATCGGGGTCCTGCTGACGGTCGTTTGTCTTTTGATCACGCTGGTACGTTCGGCTTGGCTGATTGCATTCGTTATGCTGCTGGCATATATCCTCACTTCATCCTCCAAGGGAAAGTGGAAAACCTTGTTTCAACTTGCTGTCGTTGGCCTCCTTCTCTACATCATTGTTCCGAAGCTGCCGGGGGCAGAAGGTCTCGTGGCCCGCATGCAAACGTTGACGGATATTCAACAGGATCATTCGTACAATGAACGCCTGGATCTGTTGCATACGATGCTTCCGGCCATTGTCGGTAATCCGGTGGGGCAGGGGATCGGGAGTGTAGGAATTGGAACCAAGCTAGATAACGGCGGCGATCTCGGTGAACTTGGGATTATGGATAATGGCTATATTGCCATTTTTCTCACCTTCGGTATTTTCGGAGCGTTCTTTTTCTTCGGTGGTCTGTTCGTTATCGTCAAGCGCCTCCTTGTGCGCATTGCCGAGCGAGATTCCAGCCAGCCTTATATCAGACTGGCGTTGGCTACGTGGGCCGGAGCTGTAGCCAGTCTCATATCGGATAACGGTTTTCCCGGTATGCGCGGCTATCTGATCTGGATGATGATCGGCATAGGACTGTGGGCGAAAGATGTCATCGTGGAAAGAAGGTAA